The following are encoded together in the Phaseolus vulgaris cultivar G19833 chromosome 9, P. vulgaris v2.0, whole genome shotgun sequence genome:
- the LOC137820720 gene encoding uncharacterized protein: MVFYFKARPESGDYTIFMGLDKFENEELIKYGFPEDIWFHVDKMSSAHVYVRLHRGQTIDGMSEGLLEDCAQLVKANSIQGNKVNNIDVVYTPWSNLKKTASMDVGQVGFHNSKMVRTVRVEKRINEIVNRLNKTKVERKPDLKAEREAVNAAERAERKQQLREKKRREELERLDKERQAELRSYKGLMVAENMTSNKHVASGSKSLQELEEDFM; this comes from the exons ATGGTGTTCTACTTCAAAGCGCGTCCTGAATCCGGCGATTACACTATCTTCATGGGCCTCGACAAGTTCGAGAACGAGGAGCTTATCAAATACGGTTTTCCCGAAGATATCTG GTTCCATGTTGATAAAATGTCTTCAGCCCATGTCTATGTCAGGCTGCACAGAGGCCAGACTATTGATGGCATGAGTGAAGGTTTACTGGAAGACTGTGCTCAGCTTGTTAAAGCAAATTCAATTCAGG GGAATAAAGTGAACAATATTGATGTTGTTTACACTCCATGGTCTAATTTAAAGAAAACAGCTTCAATGGATGTTGGTCAAGTTGGTTTTCACAATTCAAAAATG GTTCGAACAGTGAGAGTTGAGAAGAGGATAAATGAGATTGTTAACAGGCTAAACAAGACAAAAGTGGAAAGGAAACCTGATTTGAAAG CTGAGCGAGAAGCAGTTAATGCAGCTGAAAGAGCCGAGAGAAAACAACAATTGAGAGAAAAG AAACGCCGTGAGGAATTGGAAAGACTTGACAAGGAGAGACAAGCAGAGCTTAGGAGCTACAAGGGTTTGATGGTTGCAGAAAATATGACATCAAACAAACATGTTGCATCTGGAAGCAAATCATTGCAGGAACTGGAGGAGGATTTCATGTAA